The DNA segment GAACTGGTCGTGGCGGCGGCGAGCGAGGGCCGCGCCTTCGACCATGACGCGCACGCCTTCATCGCCGCCCATCGCGTCAACGGCGATACGCGGCAGGCTCATGACCTCGACCCCTGTTTGACGCGGGTTATCGGCTGCCCGCTTATACGCCGCGCGGCGCGATGACTTCGCGGCCGTTGTGGTGGCCGCAGGCGAAGCAAAGATGATGCGGGCGCTTCAGCTCGCCGCAGTTCTGGCATTCGTGAAACGCCTCCACCTTGAGCGAATCATGGCTCCGGCGCATGCCGCGGCGGCTGGGCGATACTTTCCTCTTGGGGACGGCCATGGCGGCACCTGTTCCTAATCGATATCAAAGCGTTTCAGATGGCCGCCCTAGGGAACGGACCGGCGGCGCACAAGTGCGCGTGCCACAACGTTCCGGCGAGGACGGCGAAGCCGCGGGCCTATAGCGGAAAACCCCGGTGATGCAAGGGAGGATAGCGGCATCCGCTCGATTGCGCGGGCCGTCGCGCGGGTCTAGCGCAAGCGCGGGACAAAGGGGAACGAGCATGACGCAATTGCTTCCAGTAACTCTGTGCGCTGCCGCCGCCGCGGCGATCGTCAATCTGTGGCTGTCGGTCCGCGTCGGCCAGATACGCCGCACCGCCAAGGTCTCGATCGGCGACGATGCCGGCGGGCCGCTGACGGCGCGGATGCGAGCGCAGCTGAACTTCGTCGAGAACACCGCCTTCGTGCTCATTCTGATTGCGGCGATCGAGCTTGCGGGGCGCGGCGGCGATTGGCTCGCCTGGGTCACGGGTGCCTATCTGCTCGCGCGCGTAGCGCATGGCGTGGGGATGGACGGCGGCGCGCTTGGCGCAGGCCGCGCGATCGGGACCGCGGTCACCATGCTGGTGCAGCTCGGCCTCGCCGTCGTCGCGGTGCTGGTCGCGACGGGCAGCTTTTGAAGCGGGCGGACGCGGCGGCCCTCAGGCCTCGCCGCGCGCGATCCGCTCCTGCCGGTCGACCGCGCTTTCAGTGGGCACGAAGCTGTCCGACTTGACGCCCAGCCAGATCAGGATGGGCGTTGCCATATAGATCGAGCTGTAGGTGCCGACGAAGATCCCCATGGTGATCGCCGCGGTGAAACCGAAGATCACGTCGGGACCCAACACCAGCAGGCAGACGAGCGTGATCAGCAGCGAAA comes from the Qipengyuania sediminis genome and includes:
- a CDS encoding MAPEG family protein is translated as MTQLLPVTLCAAAAAAIVNLWLSVRVGQIRRTAKVSIGDDAGGPLTARMRAQLNFVENTAFVLILIAAIELAGRGGDWLAWVTGAYLLARVAHGVGMDGGALGAGRAIGTAVTMLVQLGLAVVAVLVATGSF
- the rpmF gene encoding 50S ribosomal protein L32, with protein sequence MAVPKRKVSPSRRGMRRSHDSLKVEAFHECQNCGELKRPHHLCFACGHHNGREVIAPRGV